The DNA window GTTCTCATTCATAACAAAGTAGTGGAGAAGTATAAGCAACATAACTTTCTTTTAGATCTATGGGTGAGGTAtggtagaaatgttggtcaAACCTAAATTCACTGGAGGAAAGGTAGTCAAATGGATGCAAATCTCTAAAGGATCTGCCAATCACCACGTAGACAATGCAACGATTTGACCAGTTCCTATTTGTTTTAGAAGACAGAAAACTCTTTGTGGGAATGCTCAACAAGCAGCAGTCCGAAGATGATGTCCGTCGTCTCTTTGAGTCATTTGGTGGAATTGAGGAGTGCACCATCCTCAGAGGTCCTGATGGAAACAGCAAAGGTAAATCTTTTTGGTTCCGCCACAAATAATTTGTAATAACTTTTCAAATGGAAAGTCTCTACAAAAGGTTTATAATGAGAAATGAAACTTCACTGATGGATGTAATACAGGAAAAATAATTACATTATTGCACACTCATTTGAGGATTTCAACTTCATTTGAAAAGCTTACAGTCACAAAGTTTGGGCTGGAAACTTGGGTCTCCAACAGTAGCCTGCCTTCTCCTGTTAGCATTAGCGACAAGCACCAGATGTTAACAACTTGAACTTGTCAGAGTGCTTCATGCAAGAACCTCATTAACTCCATCCAGTCGGCTTACAACCAATCAATAAGCCTCATCGTAACTAAGCCAGATGATTACAGTAAAGCTTGATCATTCCAATTCATCAGTAAGCTTCATTAGCGAGGCCTCATCAGCGAGCTTACTCAGCTAAATGGGTCTGTTCAATGGCTGCTGCGAGCTTGATCATTCAAATTTATCAGTGAAGTTCATCAATAAGTAAGCCACAACTGCCGCCAGCCTCGTTTCAGCGCTCCCAAAGGGACAGGGTTTGGAGTGACATAACAGAGATCGACTTAGGGACTGACTAGGGAACCATCCGTCTTAACTACCCAAACTCATACCAAACCATCTGACATTGGGAACCAACTGGTAGAAGAAATAttaacattttttttctcttggctttctctcccccacccttctCCTTTTTCTCCAACCTCGCCGCTCCAACACTGGCCTCCTCCTGCCAGGCTGCGCGTTCGTAAAATACTCTTCCCACGCTGAAGCTCAGGCAGCCATCAGTGCACTACACGGCAGCCAGACAATGCCTGTGAGTGGAgtgagtgtttcagtgtgttatagcttatgtgtttgtctgttcgTTACCGTGCCATCGCATCGCAGGATACAACTGGTTGCTCCGGCAATGTGCTAATTGACGGTCACGAAGTCTGCGTGTCTGTGCATATTTTCATCTCCCACTCTTAGTCGCTTGATAACTTGATCCCCCCCAGGCCACAGAGAAAATTGTATGCAAATGTGATATGGTGTTAAATTACCTCAAGTAGAGAAGGGTGTATGAGTGTGTCGGTGGATGTCTCTATGTTGATCTCTCTATAAGTGGAGAACTCCATGGAGGACTCATAGACCCCTGGTGACACATGCAGAGGTGCTTCATAGATGGTGTTGAAAGAAAAGACTGCCTTTGAAGTCATTATTTTCTAATTGGATTCAAAACTAAGAATTTCTCATGTTTACGTAGGCAATGGATGTAAGCTGTATAGAGCGGAGATGTAGTTAGAAAGCATGTTTGTGTCTTGCTGAATGTGCTTGCTATAATGTGTATCGGCCACTGGcttatgtactgtgtgtgtgtgtcttgtaggGTGCCTCCTCTAGTCTGGTGGTGAAGTTTGCCGACACGGACAAGGAGCGTACCATCCGGCGCATGCAGCAAATGGCTGGTCAGATGGGGATCTTTAACCCCATGGCCCTGCAATTTGGCGCCTATGGGGCTTACGCACAGGCAAGAGACCTCACTGAATCCACCCTTGGGTCTAACCATCATCCACCTGTATCATCTAGATTGAAATTCATGAATTTAGCTCTATGCTTTTGTACAAAGCCACACACAAATAGTGTATATAGAATAGTCCTTGTCTGGCTGCAAGGACAAACATTGCATCGTTTTAACACTATTACAGGAGTTAGTGCCAACAAGGAACCGTCTGCATTTTAGTGCAACAATGGTCCCAACTCAAGAATACTGAAGTTACAGTTTATGAATTCCAAAGCAGCATTCAAAAGCAAGGACTCTTCGGTTTGAATTTGAAGCAGGAACAATACTTTCGTTAACACAGCCTATCCTAAGTAGTCATTATAGACACCTAAAGAGTCAACATCCTGTGAGTGCTAATGTTAAAATAAAGGTTTATCAGTACAAAGGAAGTGACTTTGGGAGGAATAATGAATAACTGATTCATTATATACAGTGTCATGTGAGTGTTGTTACATGTGTTGATTTGAAGCACTTTGCCATCTTTTAAGTAGGCTTTTTTGTTCAACTAGTGTATAtagatatatgtatatatatctatatacacTATATTAACATtcacaatgttaacattgttCACATTGTTAAAATGTTAAAACGCTTCAACTCAACAGACAAGTCAATCAGTTAAAAAATATGATATAAATGCTCCAACAGACCATTCATAAGGCTCAGCAGTGGTGTTTAACTATGGGTCTAACAATTCAAACCAGTTACCGATTAGGGCAGTTTCTGTCTGTAATACAACCTATTTATTTGTCCTGAAGGGTTCCAACTCTAAACTGAATCTTTTAACTCTTAAATCTTTCCACGTATGTACCTCAGCAGGTCCAGCAACAAGCAGCATTGATGGCATCAGTAGGTCAGGGTGGGTATCTCAGTCCCATGGCGGCCTTTGCCGCTGCCCAGATGCAGCACATGGCCACCATCAACGGCATCCCTGGGGCACCTATGACCCCCACCTCAGGTAGGAGAGAAGGGCTGACCGTTGGGTTGTCAAGGGTTAGATGTCAAATCCTTTCTATATCTGTTGGGCAAGCAACTGCTGTACAGCTTCACACTCAGATTCTGTGCCATTTGTCTTTTTACCCATCTGAAACCTAGTTTATAGTTTTGTTGATTTAAACTTCAGTCTCTGGATATTTGTGTCCATTCCGAGGCATTGCACAGTTGGACAAAAATGAGGTCCACCTGTCAAGTCCTCTGGGTCTGTTGTGCGAATCATTTAACATTTCGACCAGCTAAATACATCTTGACAGTTCCACCTTGATGGCAGACATTATTAAACGatactctctctttgtctctctcaggtGGTAGTACCCCACCTGGCATCAGCGCCCCTACAGTAACCAGCATCCCCTCGCCCATCAGCGTCAACGGTTTCACTGGCATGCCCCCCCCTCAGGCCAACGGCCAGCCCCCCACGGAGGCAGTCTTCACCAACGGGATCCACCCCTACCCAGGTCCGTCCCTGACCCCCACCGACGCCAGCCCTCCGATTCAGGCTGGGAGGGGGAACACACTTGTTTTTCATTTGTAGTTTTTTTACATTTGGTATGACACAAGGGTCTCCATCCATTGGCACAAATACCAGATGTGTTACAAGCCTGATGTAGCATATACTGTCTAAAATACTATAACAGCTCAGCAAAGCATTAGGGCATGCGTAATAAAATCGAAACGATCGCACTTTAACTGCGAACGTCGAATGAAATCATCGAGACTGCCACATGTTGTGGAGTTAGGGATGTAAGTGGTGTTGCTAAGATACGGTCAAACGTATGTTTCTATGACTAATTTAAGAGGGTGCGTGCTTGTCATGTCACTGTATGTCTTGAGGTTGGCATCTAGGGGGTGTTTTCTAAAGAGAAGGAAACACTTATTCCCCCTccgacatctctctctccagtgttgCAGGAGGTGGTGTTTCGGGAGGACTCTGAGAAGAACGGCTTGGGCGTGGCTCCCCGGAGTTGTTTTGGGGTTCAGGGAGGgtgcttcctgtcctctctctctgaaggtAACCTGCTCCACcccaactctctctttctctctctctctttctctctcatgaaCCAAATCAAGCTCTTTTTTTAGTCCTCCTGTTCACATGTGCAGAGGCCTTGCATGATATTGCAGCTTTGCTGTTGGTGGTAGGGCTGTGGGTATTGGTGTGCGGGTGAGCTTTTGCGAGTtcaattactttttttttattgacgtTGTGTGAATAGTTTTGTATGAATGTGGAACAGTAGTGAGTGTTTATCATGGTAGAAGTGTTTAAATATGCATGATACACATGTTCTTGGTTTTGAGAATTTGTATTGGGGTtttagaattgtactgtaaaaTTGTGATGACTCATCCCATCGCTGTGATTTGGTGACTAGCAGTTGGTCATGAAGGTTTAATTGGTGAACTGCCCTTCATAGTTTAGCCCTAACCAGGCTTGTACGACAACATTTGTTCTCATTCTTCAACGTTATGTTCCAGAAGATTCCACAGATTCATTGGGAGTTCTTAGAATATTATGCAAAACATTGGTGTCCAAAGAAACCGCTTGGTGTCTGAGGAACATCAGTTGCTGGTGTTTTAGTCCCAAACCAGATAGGCTGGATGTCATTCACGCCAAGTTAAGTAGACAGGGATTTAAAAAAGCACGGACAGGTGGTTTCTACGTCCCCCCATAAAAATGCAGCATGCTATTTTCCCCAATCATGTCTCTAACCAGTCAATATTATCCTCTCCCTTTTTTCCTCCCACATTCTCCCCTTTCCTTACTTCCACACATCTTTCTTACCCTTGGCCGCTTCTTGgttccccctttctctgctccttctctcgccttctctctccttctctctctttctctccctccctccctccctccgtctctctctgtctgagcagCTCAGAGTCCTACTGCAGCCGATCCTTTACAGCAGGCTTACACTGGGGTCCAGCAGTATGCAGGTTTGTCACTCtcagtgggagtgtgtgtgtgcgctctttGTGTGCATGTTCCAATGCTTGGGTTTAAATACTCTTACCAGATttcattgcgtgtgtgtgtgtgtgtgtgtatatcatgTTTGAACACAAGTCCTTTGTGTCTTATCTGATCAACTCGGTGTGTGTAGATTATTCTCGGTGTTAAATGATCTATTGTGTGCGTGTTCGCATAcaaccgagtgtgtgtgttcgcacGTGCATTGCCGAGTGTTAGTTGATCtgctagcgtgtgtgtgtgtctgtgtgtgtgtctcagcagcCTACCCAGCTGCATACGGGCAAATCAGCCAGGCCtttccccaacccccacccatcATACCACAGCaacagagagaaggtgaggcAGGTATATAACACACGCACATCATTGTAAACCATGCTTGCCTTGATTTACACAGTTATTAAATGTTTCGCATGCCGCCATAGTTCTTTTACTAAAGTATTTGAGACTCAATGAAGCCTTCATGACCCTATTTAACAGCCTATGGCGATACTTCTAAAGCAGTTGAGTCATGTGGGAAAGAATCAGACATAGAACAGCATGCTAAAAGCACCTCTCATTTAATATGAATACAACTTAGTTACAGATGCTTTTATGTAGTCTTCTTACATTTAGATTTATCATCAGCACTTTTACTATGCACGTTTGAGCCTTTATCCACTTCCGTCGTTGGGAAGCATTAGGAATATATAAGCTGACATTTTTATAGATTGTTATAAAAGCGATGTTACATTACTAAGGCCTGTAGTATGTGCTTTAGAACGTTTGGCTTCGCAAGTGGATTTCCAATGGAAGTGGGTTACCGACAGTGTTTCCAGGAATTCTGGCGAGGAATTCGTAGACAGTTTTGGAGTAACAAAAGAATAACCTCATGTGCACCTTGTTGACCCATTGCACTTTGTGCTTGTGACACCAGCTCCCCCCTGTGGATATGTTTGGAAGCTGtacacaaaaagaaagaaagaaagctttATAAAATAGTGAGATATTAACATACTAGGATTTGGATTTGTCCTAATATATAGATACCTTTTTCTACCTTGATCCTTTTGGTTAACTTTTTAAAGTTTGATTGGTCTTCTAACACTACTATGgtcatggtaaaaaaaagaagaagagataTTTACCTCCAGGTAAAATGTTCATAAAATGTGCTGTACCCATGGACTGATGACATTGCCATGATATCCTTCAATGGACTACAAAAGTCGATTTTAAGTTATACATTGTAAGTAAGCAACAATAGAATACAATGAAAACATAACCGGTGCTGGTTACAATGTTTTATGAGCTGAAAGAAGGAGCAAGGAGCTTTTCCCTTCTGTAAAAACCCACACTTTAGAACGTAATACAATGATTTAAATGGACAGACATCTTTCTATATAAAACGTACTACAGTAAAATAGATAGGACATTTATTTTTAAGTCGAAATGGATTGTGTTgtataaatgtaaacaaaattcATGAAATGTACTTTGGCAACTAAACATcctcctttcaccccccccaTTTCCTATTATTTCTCtatcccccgccccccccccccccccccccccccccccactccttttttcttcttttccctcttcttccctgtgtttgtctgtgtgtgcgcagggcCGGAGGGCTGTAACCTGTTCATCTATCACCTCCCTCAGGAGTTTGGGGATGGCGAGCTGATGCAGATGTTCCTGCCTTTCGGTAATGTCATCTCCTCCAAAGTGTTTGTGGATCGGGCGACAAACCAAAGTAAATGCTTTGGTGGGTaaaatcaaataaaaccaaACAATTCTTCCTCTTAttattcctcttcttcttcttctttcactAATGACCTTCTTCACTGCAGCCAAGTTCGTTTTATGAAACCATTGGAAAGAGAGATTGGAGATTTGCCGTAGTTGCTTCAACATTGGGGACACTATTTAGAGGGGAATGAATGTGTCATCACTTACAAATGAGGGGGAACAAATTAAAGCAGTACTCCATAAAAAGACAATGCATTGCAGAATCTCAAATTGTTGACACATTTGATTTAGTCAGAAATCTAATGCCCATTGTTTAGATCCAGCTGTATGCTTCACCAGGAAAAAATACTAAATTAACCTGATTATATGTGGTGTTAAATTATAAAGTTGGACCTTAACAATGTTGCTGGGACATTGACTCATTTCAACATTAGGCTACTTTCAAGATAGTGGAAACAAGTCTGACAAACTTGTTTTGCAGGGATTACACTGACCCTTTAATCTCTGTAAATCCTCTTTTTAGCTGGTACCACAGCACATATTGGCCGATGCGTTTCCCGTGGTTTAAGAGAGATACGAGCACAAACAGGGGTCAAGGAGTGCTTCTTTAATGCTACACTTACATAAGGACAATACTTATTTTGTCTTTatgtgagagggggggtgaaTCATTGTCCTGTAGACTGCATGCACTGATGGTGTTATTTTATTAGATGACAGACTATCAGCATTGAGTCTTACTGTGCATCTCCACAATATAATGAATTGGCAATCATTGGTGCTTTAAATTATTGCTGACAATATAAGCCCTTATGGTGACTTATTATACTTCAAGAAACACAGGTAGCAAGGTTTCGACAGCAAGTTCACATGAACAGATGAAACAAGGTTGTTTGgacacacaaatgtatttatgtatgctATATATGTACTAGGTTggttttatattattattacagagccaaaataaacagtaagtgCATGACTGTTGAGTCATACATTTTCACTATTGAACCAACTTCAATAGTGTGCACCACCAGTCTAGGCAGCAGATTTCTCGAGGATTTGAGAGTAGATGTTTTGAGCTTAGATGTACAACATAAGAACATGATACACAAGATTACCTAATTCCTAATAATTTCAACAAGTTTTTTAATATAATTCAGGCGCCACAATACTAACCAACTGTACAAGTTTCTCTgatgttgtacactgtttttatcaattaatctTTATGATACTATCCGAGAGTATACAATGTATTATTTATCCAATGCATGTTATTAGGTTGGTTCATGTTATGTTTATTATCCTAAATAATTTTATGTTTTGTAAAACGGTGTTTAATGTATCTGTAAATACAGATTATATGTTGATGTCCAGTTGATAATATGAAATGATTAGTGCACCTCTTGTAAGCATTCTTAATGGTTTATGACGATTTATATTATACAATACATTTTGAAATATGAGTATGTGTACAGCGCAGATAATATCACATACTGAAATGCCTTATTGAGT is part of the Hypomesus transpacificus isolate Combined female chromosome 9, fHypTra1, whole genome shotgun sequence genome and encodes:
- the celf4 gene encoding CUGBP Elav-like family member 4 isoform X3, whose product is MNRPIQVKPADSESRGEDRKLFVGMLNKQQSEDDVRRLFESFGGIEECTILRGPDGNSKGCAFVKYSSHAEAQAAISALHGSQTMPGASSSLVVKFADTDKERTIRRMQQMAGQMGIFNPMALQFGAYGAYAQQVQQQAALMASVGQGGYLSPMAAFAAAQMQHMATINGIPGAPMTPTSGGSTPPGISAPTVTSIPSPISVNGFTGMPPPQANGQPPTEAVFTNGIHPYPVLQEVVFREDSEKNGLGVAPRSCFGVQGGCFLSSLSEAQSPTAADPLQQAYTGVQQYAAAYPAAYGQISQAFPQPPPIIPQQQREGPEGCNLFIYHLPQEFGDGELMQMFLPFGNVISSKVFVDRATNQSKCFGFVSFDNPGSAQAAIQSMNGFQIGMKRLKVQLKRPKDANRPY
- the celf4 gene encoding CUGBP Elav-like family member 4 isoform X2 gives rise to the protein MNRPIQVKPADSESRGEDRKLFVGMLNKQQSEDDVRRLFESFGGIEECTILRGPDGNSKGCAFVKYSSHAEAQAAISALHGSQTMPVSGGASSSLVVKFADTDKERTIRRMQQMAGQMGIFNPMALQFGAYGAYAQQVQQQAALMASVGQGGYLSPMAAFAAAQMQHMATINGIPGAPMTPTSGGSTPPGISAPTVTSIPSPISVNGFTGMPPPQANGQPPTEAVFTNGIHPYPVLQEVVFREDSEKNGLGVAPRSCFGVQGGCFLSSLSEAQSPTAADPLQQAYTGVQQYAAAYPAAYGQISQAFPQPPPIIPQQQREGPEGCNLFIYHLPQEFGDGELMQMFLPFGFVSFDNPGSAQAAIQSMNGFQIGMKRLKVQLKRPKDANRPY
- the celf4 gene encoding CUGBP Elav-like family member 4 isoform X5, with the protein product MNRPIQVKPADSESRGDRKLFVGMLNKQQSEDDVRRLFESFGGIEECTILRGPDGNSKGCAFVKYSSHAEAQAAISALHGSQTMPGASSSLVVKFADTDKERTIRRMQQMAGQMGIFNPMALQFGAYGAYAQQVQQQAALMASVGQGGYLSPMAAFAAAQMQHMATINGIPGAPMTPTSGGSTPPGISAPTVTSIPSPISVNGFTGMPPPQANGQPPTEAVFTNGIHPYPVLQEVVFREDSEKNGLGVAPRSCFGVQGGCFLSSLSEAQSPTAADPLQQAYTGVQQYAAAYPAAYGQISQAFPQPPPIIPQQQREGPEGCNLFIYHLPQEFGDGELMQMFLPFGFVSFDNPGSAQAAIQSMNGFQIGMKRLKVQLKRPKDANRPY
- the celf4 gene encoding CUGBP Elav-like family member 4 isoform X1, encoding MNRPIQVKPADSESRGEDRKLFVGMLNKQQSEDDVRRLFESFGGIEECTILRGPDGNSKGCAFVKYSSHAEAQAAISALHGSQTMPVSGGASSSLVVKFADTDKERTIRRMQQMAGQMGIFNPMALQFGAYGAYAQQVQQQAALMASVGQGGYLSPMAAFAAAQMQHMATINGIPGAPMTPTSGGSTPPGISAPTVTSIPSPISVNGFTGMPPPQANGQPPTEAVFTNGIHPYPVLQEVVFREDSEKNGLGVAPRSCFGVQGGCFLSSLSEAQSPTAADPLQQAYTGVQQYAAAYPAAYGQISQAFPQPPPIIPQQQREGPEGCNLFIYHLPQEFGDGELMQMFLPFGNVISSKVFVDRATNQSKCFGFVSFDNPGSAQAAIQSMNGFQIGMKRLKVQLKRPKDANRPY
- the celf4 gene encoding CUGBP Elav-like family member 4 isoform X4; translated protein: MNRPIQVKPADSESRGEDRKLFVGMLNKQQSEDDVRRLFESFGGIEECTILRGPDGNSKGCAFVKYSSHAEAQAAISALHGSQTMPGASSSLVVKFADTDKERTIRRMQQMAGQMGIFNPMALQFGAYGAYAQQVQQQAALMASVGQGGYLSPMAAFAAAQMQHMATINGIPGAPMTPTSGGSTPPGISAPTVTSIPSPISVNGFTGMPPPQANGQPPTEAVFTNGIHPYPVLQEVVFREDSEKNGLGVAPRSCFGVQGGCFLSSLSEAQSPTAADPLQQAYTGVQQYAAAYPAAYGQISQAFPQPPPIIPQQQREGPEGCNLFIYHLPQEFGDGELMQMFLPFGFVSFDNPGSAQAAIQSMNGFQIGMKRLKVQLKRPKDANRPY